A region from the Sutcliffiella horikoshii genome encodes:
- the ftsY gene encoding signal recognition particle-docking protein FtsY, whose translation MSFFKKLKEKLTTQTDSVTEKFREGLTKTRDSFSGKVNDLVARYRKVDEDFFEELEEILIGADVGVNTVMELIDELRMEVKRRNIQDPREVQSVISEKLVEIYQSGDDVSPTINFQQDGLTVVLVVGVNGVGKTTSIGKIAKKLKQEGKSVLLAAGDTFRAGAIEQLEVWGERVGVDVIKQSAGSDPAAVMYDALQSAKARKVDVLLCDTAGRLQNKVNLMKELEKVKRVIEREVPGAPHEVLLVLDATTGQNALSQAKIFSEATNVTGIVLTKLDGTAKGGIVLAIRNEMKIPVKFVGLGEKAEDLQEFNAEQYVYGLFADMMEKEEAQES comes from the coding sequence ATGAGTTTCTTTAAAAAATTAAAAGAAAAGCTTACCACCCAAACAGATTCCGTAACGGAAAAATTCAGAGAAGGATTAACGAAAACTCGTGATTCCTTCTCTGGCAAAGTTAATGATCTTGTCGCTCGCTATCGCAAAGTCGATGAAGATTTCTTCGAAGAATTGGAGGAAATCTTAATCGGGGCGGATGTTGGCGTTAACACCGTGATGGAATTGATTGACGAGCTTAGAATGGAAGTAAAACGACGCAACATCCAAGATCCGCGCGAGGTTCAAAGTGTCATTTCTGAAAAGTTAGTGGAGATCTATCAATCCGGAGATGACGTGTCCCCGACCATCAATTTTCAACAAGACGGCTTAACGGTTGTTCTGGTTGTGGGTGTAAACGGAGTAGGGAAAACAACTTCTATAGGAAAAATAGCTAAGAAATTGAAGCAAGAGGGGAAGAGTGTTCTTCTTGCAGCAGGAGATACATTCCGTGCCGGTGCTATCGAGCAGCTTGAAGTATGGGGCGAGCGTGTAGGAGTGGATGTGATCAAGCAATCAGCGGGTTCAGATCCTGCAGCTGTTATGTATGATGCCCTTCAATCAGCTAAAGCTCGTAAAGTTGACGTACTTCTTTGTGATACAGCTGGTCGACTTCAAAACAAGGTTAATTTAATGAAGGAACTTGAAAAGGTGAAGCGTGTCATTGAGCGTGAGGTTCCAGGTGCACCGCATGAAGTCCTGCTTGTATTAGATGCAACGACTGGCCAGAATGCATTAAGCCAGGCGAAGATCTTTTCTGAAGCAACGAATGTCACGGGAATCGTTTTGACAAAGCTTGACGGCACCGCAAAAGGCGGAATCGTTTTGGCTATCCGAAATGAAATGAAGATTCCGGTCAAGTTTGTTGGTTTAGGAGAAAAAGCAGAAGACTTACAGGAATTTAATGCCGAGCAATATGTGTACGGATTATTTGCAGATATGATGGAAAAAGAAGAAGCACAAGAAAGCTAA
- a CDS encoding putative DNA-binding protein — MLEKTTRMNYLYDFYQSLLTPKQRSYMSLYYLDDHSLGEIAEEYNISRQAVYDNIKRTEQMLEQYEEKLLLFQKFQERQSLLQQMKDEVEKAEAPLNGKSLLALIESLEKLD, encoded by the coding sequence ATGCTTGAAAAAACAACGAGAATGAACTATCTTTATGATTTCTATCAGTCGTTGTTAACACCAAAGCAACGAAGCTATATGTCTTTGTATTACTTAGATGATCACTCCCTTGGTGAGATAGCAGAGGAATATAACATAAGTCGTCAAGCAGTGTATGATAACATAAAACGTACAGAACAGATGCTTGAGCAATATGAAGAAAAGCTTTTGTTATTTCAAAAGTTTCAAGAGCGGCAGTCGCTTTTGCAGCAGATGAAGGATGAAGTCGAAAAAGCGGAAGCTCCGTTAAACGGCAAGTCTCTTTTAGCGCTGATCGAGTCGCTTGAGAAATTAGATTAG